The Elaeis guineensis isolate ETL-2024a chromosome 14, EG11, whole genome shotgun sequence genome has a segment encoding these proteins:
- the LOC105057196 gene encoding uncharacterized protein codes for MRQGVVTRLFHLSTEAVRRRHTTKPVRKSSPQILNALLSPLPPAMTALLIPQTLFPLPFFPHPRNPSARSRTGPRRKPLTLTGSKEVERGVEFETGDSFFRRESAVGRDLGVLAAALHRMSLGRGLRVLDAMCGCGIRSLRYLSQAGAAFVWANDAFEGYRGLILSNLSGEARVSPEGDRRWVVTHLVANKVLAECYLQRDFFDLVDIDSFGSDSSFMSLAIAAVKIGGLLYITSTDGYSSGGHRPYHSLASYGAYVRPMPSSNEIGLRMLIGGAYREAVALGFHLSPLFSYYSYHGPVFRVMLQVARGKPHKNSWYSFISYCNRCGNSQTFPWEELGQISCPCRNGGVSSSVVVSGPLWTGPLHDAAYLTEMLKLAREWGWASTKQNDVDLEKLLNQMIDESDPQLPPGYIKLDEIARRAKINSPPISTLISTLEKEGFVACRSHIAPNAVKTNCPMAACIHIARELGHVR; via the exons ATGAGGCAGGGCGTGGTAACTCGCTTGTTTCACTTAAGTACGGAAGCTGTTCGCCGTCGTCATACTACAAAACCCGTGCGTAAAAGTAGTCCTCAAATCCTTAACGCTCTGCTGTCCCCGCTCCCTCCCGCCATGACCGCCCTCTTAATCCCTCAAACCCTGTTCCCTCTCCCTTTCTTCCCCCATCCGCGAAACCCTAGCGCTAGAAGCAGGACCGGACCCCGGCGAAAGCCCCTGACCCTAACCGGCTCCAAGGAGGTGGAGCGGGGCGTCGAGTTCGAGACAGGCGACTCCTTCTTCCGCCGCGAGAGCGCCGTCGGCCGCGACCTCGGCGTCCTCGCCGCCGCCCTCCACCGGATGTCCCTTGGCCGCGGCCTCCGCGTCCTCGATGCCATGTGCGGGTGCGGCATCCGCTCCCTCCGCTACCTCTCCCAGGCCGGCGCGGCCTTCGTGTGGGCCAACGACGCCTTCGAGGGCTACCGGGGCCTCATCCTCTCCAACCTCTCTGGAGAGGCTAGGGTTTCTCCTGAAGGGGATAGGAGGTGGGTGGTCACGCATCTGGTTGCGAATAAGGTACTAGCGGAGTGTTATCTCCAACGGGACTTTTTTGATTTGGTGGATATCGATTCCTTTGGGAGTGATTCGTCGTTCATGAGTTTGGCCATTGCTGCAGTCAAGATCGGAGGCTTGTTGTACATCACGTCGACTGATGGGTACTCATCGGGCGGGCATCGGCCTTATCA TTCTTTGGCTTCATATGGAGCATATGTTCGCCCGATGCCATCTTCAAATGAGATTGGTTTACGAATGCTTATAGGTGGTGCCTATCGAGAAGCAGTGGCTTTAGGGTTTCATTTATCCCCGCTTTTCTCATACTATTCATACCATGGACCCGTATTCAGAGTCATGCTGCAAGTGGCTCGTGGAAAGCCACATAAGAACAG CTGGTATAGTTTCATTAGCTACTGCAATCGATGTGGAAATTCTCAAACTTTTCCTTGGGAAGAGCTTGGGCAGATTTCTTGCCCTTGCAGAAATGGAGGG GTTTCCAGTTCGGTGGTTGTCTCTGGCCCCCTCTGGACTGGTCCTCTTCATGATGCTGCTTATTTAACTGAAATGTTAAAATTAGCTAGAGAGTGGGGATGGGCATCTACTAAACAGAACGATGTTGATTTAGAGAAGCTTCTAAATCAAATGATTGATGAAAGTGATCCTCAACTTCCTCCTGGatacatcaaacttgatgag ATTGCTCGCCGAGCAAAAATAAATTCTCCTCCCATCAGTACCCTGATCAGTACTTTAGAGAAG GAAGGATTTGTGGCGTGCAGGTCCCATATTGCTCCCAATGCGGTCAAGACAAATTGTCCAATGGCCGCGTGCATTCATATTGCTAGGGAACTTGGACATGTAAGATGA